From Excalfactoria chinensis isolate bCotChi1 chromosome 4, bCotChi1.hap2, whole genome shotgun sequence, one genomic window encodes:
- the MMGT1 gene encoding ER membrane protein complex subunit 5, producing the protein MAAASLWKGLVGLGLFALAHAAFSAAQHRSYMRLTEKEDETLPIDIVLQTLLAFAVTCYGIVHIAGEFKDMDATSELKNKTFDTLRNHPSFYVFNHRGRVLFQSPDTVNSSSNQDALSSSSSLKYRKLEPLRR; encoded by the exons ATGGCGGCCGCCTCGCTGTGGAAGGGGCTGGTGGGGCTCGGCCTCTTCGCTTTGGCACACGCGGCCTTCTCGGCGGCGCAGC ATCGTTCCTACATGCGGCTGACGGAGAAGGAGGACGAGACGCTCCCCATAGAT ATAGTTCTTCAGACTCTGTTAGCCTTTGCAGTTACCTGCTATGGGATAGTACATATCGCAGGAGAATTTAAAGACATGGATGCCACTTCAGAACTAAAAAATAA GACATTTGACACGTTAAGGAACCATCCATCTTTTTACGTATTTAATCATCGTGGTAGAGTATTGTTCCAGTCCCCAGACACAGTGAATTCTTCTTCAAACCAAGATGCTTTGTCATCCAGCTCCTCACTGAAATATAGAAAACTCGAACCTCTGCGCCGCTAA
- the SLC9A6 gene encoding sodium/hydrogen exchanger 6, with amino-acid sequence MAARRCPGCGPALLAGLWVGAAAAAGRPGALEEEIVSEKAAEESHRQDSANLLVFILLLTLTILTIWLFKHRRARFLHETGLAMIYGVLVGVVLRYGIHVPSDVNNVTLSCQVQTSPATLLVNVSGKFYEYTLKGEISAHELNNVQDNEMLRKVTFDPEVFFNILLPPIIFYAGYSLKRRHFFRNLGSILAYAFLGTAISCLVIGSVLYGCVALMKVTGQLGGDFYFTDCLLFGAIVSATDPVTVLAIFHELQVDVELYALLFGESVLNDAVAIVLSSSIVAYQPAGDNSHTFDVTAMFKSIGIFLGIFSGSFAMGAATGVVTALVTKFTKLREFPLLETGLFFLMSWSTFLLAEACGFTGVVAVLFCGITQAHYTYNNLSTESQHRTKQLFELLNFLAENFIFSYMGLALFTFQNHIFNPTFVVGAFLAIFLGRAANIYPLSFLLNLGRRNKIGTNLQHMMMFAGLRGAMAFALAIRDTATYARQMMFSTTLLIVFFTVWVFGGGTTAMLSCLNVRVGVDADQENVGVPESERRSTKAESAWLFRMWYNFDHNYLKPLLTHSGPPLTTTLPGCCGPIARCLTSPQAYENQEQLKDDDSDLILNDGDISLTYGDSTVNTDSVTSSNVARRFVGNSSEDALDRELAFGDHELVIRGTRLVLPMDDSEPPSSVLDSARHGPA; translated from the exons ATGGCGGCGCGGCGGTGTCCGGGCTGCGGCCCGGCGCTGCTGGCCGGGCTATGGGtcggggcggcggcggccgcggggcgaCCCGGAGCGTTGGAGGAAGAGATCGTGTCGGAGAAAGCGGCGGAGGAAAGTCACCGTCAGGACAGCGCCAACCTGCTGGTCTTCATCCTGCTGCTCACactcaccatcctcaccatcTGGCTCTTCAAGCACCGCCGCGCCCGCTTCCTCCACGAGACCGGGCTCGCCATGATCTACG GTGTCCTGGTCGGTGTGGTCCTACGCTACGGCATCCACGTCCCCAGTGATGTCAACAACGTGACTCTGAGCTGCCAGGTGCAGACCAGCCCTGCCACGCTGCTGGTGAACGTCAGCGGGAAGTTCTATGAGTATACTCTGAAGGGGGAAATCAGCGCCCACGAGCTCAACAACGTCCAGGACAATGAGATGCTGAGGAAG GTGACTTTTGACCCTGAGGTGTTTTTCAACATCTTGCTTCCTCCGATTATATTTTATGCAGGCTACAGCTTAAAAAGG aGGCACTTCTTCAGGAACTTGGGATCAATCCTGGCCTACGCTTTTCTTGGCACTGCCATTTCCTGCCTGGTGATTGG CTCGGTCCTGTACGGCTGTGTCGCACTGATGAAGGTCACCGGGCAGCTCGGGGGGGACTTCTACTTCACTGACTGCCTCCTCTTTGGGGCCATTGTATCAGCTACCGACCCAG TGACTGTTCTTGCCATATTCCATGAACTCCAGGTTGATGTTGAGCTGTATGCCCTTCTCTTTGGCGAAAGCGTCCTCAATGATGCCGTTGCCATAGTGCTGTCTTC ttcaATTGTTGCCTACCAGCCGGCGGGTGACAACAGCCACACGTTTGATGTCACGGCAATGTTCAAGTCCATCGGGATCTTTCTGGGGATATTCAGTGGATCCTTTGCAATGGGAGCAGCTACTGGAGTTGTGACAGCTTTA GTCACCAAGTTCACCAAGCTGCGGGAGTTCCCATTGCTGGAGACTGGCCTGTTCTTCTTGATGTCCTGGAGCACCTTCCTGCTGGCTGAAGCGTGTGGTTTTACAG GTGTGGTGGCTGTACTCTTCTGTGGGATCACGCAAGCCCATTACACCTATAACAACTTATCTACAGAGTCCCAGCACAGAACTAAGCAG ttgTTCGAACTTCTGAATTTCTTGGCAGAAAACTTCATCTTCTCCTACATGGGACTTGCACTATTCACCTTCCAGAACCACATCTTTAACCCTACCTTCGTGGTGGGGGCTTTT CTTGCTATCTTCCTAGGAAGAGCTGCCAATATTTACCCGCTGTCATTTTTACTGAATTTGGGGAGGAGAAATAAGATTGGAACAAATCTGCAGCATATGATGATGTTTGCTG GGCTGCGAGGAGCCATGGCGTTTGCCCTTGCCATCCGTGACACGGCCACCTACGCCCGGCAGATGATGTTCAGCACCACGCTGCTCATCGTCTTCTTCACCGTGTGGGTTTTTGGTGGGGGCACCACAGCCATGCTGTCCTGCCTGAACGTCCG GGTCGGTGTGGATGCAGATCAGGAGAATGTG GGTGTCCCAGAGAGTGAGAGGAGGAGCACGAAGGCAGAAAGCGCCTGGCTGTTCCGCATGTGGTACAACTTCGATCACAA CTACCTGAAGCCTCTGCTGACACACAGCGGCCCTCCCCTCACCACCACACTGCCGGGCTGCTGTGGGCCCATAGCCCGCTGCCTGACGAGCCCTCAGGCCTACGAG AaccaggagcagctgaaggacgATGACTCCGATCTCATTTTGAACGATGGGGACATCAGCCTGACCTACGGGGATTCTACCGTCAACACCGACTCGGTCACGTCCAGCAACGTGGCACGGCGCTTCGTGGGGAACAGCTCTGAGGACGCGCTCGATCGAGAGCTGGCTTTTGGGGACCATGAACTTGTGATCAGGGGGACACGCCTGGTCCTTCCCATGGACGATTCGGAGCCTCCATCAAGTGTCCTGGATAGCGCGAGGCACGGCCCAGCGTAA